CCAGCCATGCAACGTCTGTCCATCTCCAAAGGCCATGCCTTCATCCTGGTGTTCTCCGTCACCAGCAAACAATCCTTGGAGGAGCTGAGGCCCATCTACCAGCAGATCGTGCAGATCAAAGGCAGCGTGGAGAGCATCCCCATCATGTTGGTGGGCAACAAGTGCGACGAGACCCAGCGGGAGGTGGAGAGCAGGGAAGGGGAGGCCGTGGCCAAGGAATGGAAATGCGCCTTCATGGAAACCTCGGCCAAGATGAACTACAACGTGAAGGAGCTTTTCCAAGAGCTgctcaacctggagaagagaaggaacgTCAGCCTGACCATCGATGGGAAGCGCTCCAGCAAGTAGAGCCCCGGACTGGCCCGTACCCCCCTGcaccccccctcaccccccgGCACCGGGGCTGTCCCTGTGTGCTCCCTGTGTGTGCGGGGGGGCTNNNNNNNNNNNNNNNNNNNNNNNNNNNNNNNNNNNNNNNNNNNNNNNNNNNNNNNNNNNNNNNNNNNNNNNNNNNNNNNNNNNNNNNNNNNNNNNNNNNNNNNNNNNNNNNNNNNNNNNNNNNNNNNNNNNNNNNNNNNNNNNNNNNNNNNNNNNNNNNNNNNNNNNNNNNNNNNNNNNNNNNNNNNNNNNNNNNNNNNNNNNNNNNNNNNNNNNNNNNNNNNNNNNNNNNNNNNNNNNNNNNNNNNNNNNNNNNNNNNNNNNNNNNNNNNNNNNNNNNNNNNNNNNNNNNNNNNNNNNNNNNNNNNNNNNNNNNNNNNNNNNNNNNNNNNNNNNNNNNNNNNNNNNNNNNNNNNNNNNNNNNNNNNNNNNNNNNNNNNNNNNNNNNNNNNNNNNNNNNNNNNNNNNNNNNNNNNNNNNNNNNNNNNNNNNNNNNNNNNNNNNNNNNNNNNNNNNNNNNNNNNNNNNNNNNNNNNNNNNNNNNNNNNNNNNNNNNNNNNNNNNNNNNNNNNNNNNNNNNNNNNNNNNNNNNNNNNNNNNNNNNNNNNNNNNNNNNNNNNNNNNNNNNNNNNNNNNNNNNNNNNNNNNNNNNNNNNNNNNNNNNNNNNNNNNNNNNNNNNNNNNNNNNNNNNNNNNNNNNNNNNNNNNNNNNNNNNNNNNNNNNNNNNNNNNNNNNNNNNNNNNNNNNNNNNNNNNNNNNNNNNNNNNNNNNNNNNNNNNNNNNN
The DNA window shown above is from Coturnix japonica isolate 7356 chromosome 28, Coturnix japonica 2.1, whole genome shotgun sequence and carries:
- the DIRAS1 gene encoding GTP-binding protein Di-Ras1; translated protein: MPEQSNDYRVVVFGAGGVGKSSLVLRFVKGTFRDTYIPTIEDTYRQVISCDKSVCTLQITDTTGSHQFPAMQRLSISKGHAFILVFSVTSKQSLEELRPIYQQIVQIKGSVESIPIMLVGNKCDETQREVESREGEAVAKEWKCAFMETSAKMNYNVKELFQELLNLEKRRNVSLTIDGKRSSK